Below is a genomic region from Venturia canescens isolate UGA chromosome 1, ASM1945775v1, whole genome shotgun sequence.
GACGTTCCTACCAGCAGCTTGACAAAACGTCCCCTAGACTCTGCAATTCGTCGAAAGACCACTAACGACGATATCGTCCATTTCCTCCCCTTTCTATCACTCTATTCAGAGTCCAACCGCAATACCAAATCGTTCTGACCCTTAGATGAATTTTTAAGGAGTATTTGATGAAAAGAGCTCAAGTATATTCATTACCAACTGAACGATTCCAAACAAACTTTACAGTCAAGTTCCTTCATCCGTGCTAAAACCaataaatattatgaaaaagaTAAATAGGTTGAGAGAAATTCGAAAAGGTATAAATGACACACTCGAAATCCTTATATCGTTCCAATATGACGGATATTCATCTTTTTCAAATAAGACCGATTGTAGCAAAGCTTCAAAGTTACATGCGTAAGACATGCACGGAAAATTGCAAAAAGATTAAGTTTTTGAAACCTCCCAAAAACGACTACTAACTATTCTTTTTTTGGATAATCCTATGATACATCGGCGTGCAGTAGCCACtattttatattcaataaaaatgctATATATTAATAATTCGAATCTCTTAAGAAGACTAGAAAACAATTAGAAAATACCCTTATTCGCGATGGTTAtcatttcgattttattttagcagtaatttttttgaaaaatgttatgaAATAGTGACTTCGAGTTGAGTTCGACGATCTGATGTTGATCTGGTAACATGCACACGCTTTCGCTTAGATTGATTGTGACCTCGAACGGACATTTTTTGGATATGATTTTTATGTAAGATGAATTCTGAGAGTACGTTTACCATCATACATTCACCTCTTACTTTTAAAACAATGTCGTTATAGTCGTTGAAAGCCTTAGGGACGGTGATAAGCCACAGTGAGTCTTCGTGATGATTGTAGACGCCACGAGAATAGATGTGTACATgtgaattttgatgaaaattccataCGCAGTTTACAAAAGATTAATATTCGACGGAAAATTTCGCTGTGAAATAAATTGTCAATTCccataaaacaacaaaaaggaGAACTgattaaaattgaaatgagAGCTTCAACAAATAATGCCTGATTTCACACACGAGATGGATATCATTCATAAACTTTtcctttcaaataaaaattttgctgTAGAAGATTGTAAAGACGTAGAAATAGTGCGACGATATTTCCTGAGATGCAGTAGAACTCTCTTAATTTCTGCAAGTGCACACAATATTTCAGCCGTGATAGTGGATTGCACGCTCTCGCTATCTTTTATTCATCTCGTATCCGTTATTCACTTGACGCCTCGAaggattttttggaaaataaaagataaGAGAGCAAAGAAAAATCATGAGAACCAGGACAGGAAGGAAAACAAAGACTGGAGTGGATTAacacaatgttttttcaatttttttgttttcaatcttCTAACAATGTATTTCATTTACTTGCGTGATACAATATAGTATTTCACCCTTTATATCTACATCCTTAAAAAAGAATATACTCGGCTTATGCTTATGATTACATTATCCTTTAATTTGCATTCACTATTACCTCTGATATTACAATACATATTAGAGTGTGTCTGTTTATGTATTCATGAGTATGTGGGGTGCATGTATTTCGCGCATGTCTGTATATGTGTCTTTGAGAATGTAATAGTTTTGTATTAATTGTCTCATTGCGTCATTTTTCACTAACTACGCCCAACGATGGTGAATCGACTTTTTCTTTTCCGACATTACCGTGTTCCATTTCATGAGGTTGTCGGAGTATTTTTCCCTGTTCTCCCTTAAGAATATCGGTGAAAAGAGTATAGATGAATTCATTTCATGTTCTGTTCGTTTCCAATCTTCAGAGCGATTCTTGACTTTCACTTATATTATAAGATTTAAGATCCATATTAAATACGAGCTAGTATTGCTACGAATTGCTGACTCACTCCGGGTTTGGTTTTCGTATTTATTCCTAATATTACCTTTTGCATTTATATTTGCACGAGATACATATGACAATTGAGCGACACAATACATGATAGATTCATTCAGTCATTGCCAAAACATTCAGAGAAActcgaaattattttcaaaatcacgAACTGGATCCGGTGCAATGAAGCAAACCAAGTCTTATAATTCGATATGAAATTATCCAGGGAATCAAGCCGAATATGAGAAGTTTAGTAAATTAAAATTCCAAGGCCATGCGAATCGCGTGGATAAACTCAGAGCAGAGTGTCTCCTTACCCTGTAAGCCATGAAACTTGAAGAAGTTTCGGCTTTTTTATAATACTTGGAAATAATAGACTGTGGTGGAATGTGCAGGCCAAAACATTTCATTGAAGTCACATCAAAGCTATTACATTCCAAGTGTGGAGAATGGACTTCACGACTTTGAGCAATCAAGAACTTCCGAACTATACTGCAGATATGAGAGCTCACATTACCGAATATAAATGCATAAATAAAAGTATAATCAAGTTTAGTTGAGACTTGGAGCCTGAAAGGTAGTGGTGAAAGCCAAGACATACCAACGGTTATTCTGGATTTTTCCGACGAAACTCTCAGTACTTTTCTCGTCGATTGTCAGTTTACCAGTTGACCTCTTTTCTTTCAGTAGGGCACACTGTGACTCGAATTCCTCTAACTTCAATTTCACTTCTGAACCTAATATCGAAAAAAGCTCAATAAACCTTCGCAGCTCTTCACCTAATCTCATGCAGAATCGCTTATGTGTATCCCACGCGCGTGAAGAATACGCTATGTGTATTTATAAGGGAGGAGGCGATCACAAAGTTGATAATGAAAGAAAGAGGATCGTGTAACTCTTTTGACCGTGGTCGAAGAACTTCGCGTGACCACAATTTCGATGCTGGAGCCTCTTGGTTAGTTCAACGTACAAACTTTACGGATCGAAGTTATCCCAGGCGTGAAAGTAATGGGGTTATAGCCTCGACCGGGCGTTCGAGAGTTGAAATTGTTGCTAGGTTCGTGCACATAAACCTATATAGATAGTCAACTGGTCGTATGCTTTTGCTACAAACTTGTTCAACAGCCCGTCTAGTTTGAGCTACGAAAGTCGAGTCCGGAATTGTAGATGATTCGAATTATATGCAAATTATCAGAAAAGTGCTTTAATCGTGAGCCCTTACCacaggagaaaaaagtttacaAAGTGATTCGAGATTTTCTTAGCGTTATTCCGTTAAAGGGGTTCACGTCGAACAGTCTTGACCGAGCTGTTATGCATTTTAACAAGCTGCAACATTTTCTCGATGAGCAGATTACAAATTcttcgctttgaaaaaaaatataattataaatctGTTTTAATACAACCTGGTTCATACTTGATAAAAAGGTTTTATTCTTAATTTATTCCAATTCTAACCCAACTACggaaagaatattttcaacgaaattacCATAAAAACTGTAGAAACGGATGGGAGTCACGTGGTTTTCGGCGGATCCTTCCCCTACCATGTGACGGAAAAGgtcatttcaaattcatgtaactatttaaaaaatctcatgcaGCAGCTTTTTGGCAgaaagttataaaaatattttattgtcgTAAAAATTTGTCTCGACTCGATTTTAAAACTATACAATATTATTTGGTTTTCATTCAAAATCTTCGGCAGTGTGCTCTTGATGTAAGAGATTGATTTTTTGTTGACTGTACTTTCATACATAGCAATCTCATTTAAATACGAGTTCTCAAAGTAGCAATCTAAACCCGAAAGACTCCAGCTGAAGAATCCATGGAACTATAGAAGTGATGAAGAAAGCTCAAATGAAACTAACTACCGACGTTTTCTCTTCCtgtattttatcatttttgctctctctctctttctctctctctctctcttgcctcTTTGATAAACCCTGGAAGTAGTATCGAGTGAAACGTGTGAATCCGTTGTTATGTAACGCGTCATATATTCCAAGAAATAGATAATaacgttacaattctcgtttttgatGGTTGGTAGTTGATGGTTGATACAAAAGTCAATGAATGTTTAAAGTAGGGTCTCAACGTTATCAGTCTTTCCCGCCCTGTATAGCACTGCACTCGATactaaaaatagaaaatcgaaTGCGAAACATCAATCTCCCTCCATTATCCGAAGAGTTTGCAGTCTGCTTCCATCCGTAAAAGATATTCTAATTTGATAGTCCCTTCGATCAAAGTTCTGTGAATTtatgaaaagaataaataGAACCAGGCTCGCATGCCACATAAAAACAGCTTGCGGAGATCGAAAAACTATACACATTGCATTTGATTGGAGTTAcattaaggaaaaaaatgaacctcccaagaatgaaaatatttgaagttGAGAAAGTGAGATGTGTACATTTGTACATCCATATAAATAGATGAGGTTACAGATTTACCAAACTTGCTGAAAAGGTTAGAAAGTTATATACAAACGTCACCCTCGTGGTATGCATGATATAACTTGAAGGGCTCAAGCTGTCCATGGAGTAATGGCAAAAGCAACGGTGGTCTCTTGTGGATCATCACTCCCCAAGAGGGCGCGCTCTCGTGCCACCATCGACCACCTCTTGGGGAACTAATCATCCAGCCTAAATATGACTTCGATTCAGTGGTGTGCCAATCTCACAAGACGCTCACTCATGCAATTTCCCCGTAACCAACCGTCAATAGTTGGAAAACTCATTTTACGCTGACTTCACAGATATGACTGCTGTGTAGCCTGGAATAGCCGTCAGAAGCTGTTACCGCGTCAatgtttatatacatatttcatAGGACGATTGCGGCAGTCGAAATCTCGATAAAATCAGATCTATGGTACATCGAGCTTACAGAGGACATTCGTGTATTCACCAAGGGAACAAGCTATCATCAGATTTCGTAATGCtcgattgaacgaaaaattgcCAATTCGCTGGGTATTAggcgaatatttgaaaatataaactgTTCAAGAACGATTTCTGCATATGACTTTCGCGAAAAACTTCAAACTTAAGTTTTTGCGTACTGAAGCCGTAATACCACCGagctttttcttgttttttgttGCCACATTTCTACGGGATTCGTGTTTAGTTCGGTAGAACGTGCAGTGTCACGGATTTTATATTCGCATTAGATTGCTTCCGATGTTACGAGGTATTTTAAGAATCGAATTCTCAACCTGACTTTGGTTTTGATTTCTCTCCTTCTATTAGCTTAAGTagttgaaaaagaattttccaattttagaGCAGAAATTGGTTCAAGTAAATCAGGGAGTACTGTGCTTCCGTATAAACGCTACAGCCGCGATGGTGGTAAAATCTtcaaaatatgatgaaattgtTGAAAGCGCTCGATGTCCGGATCGGGGGTTTGTATCACGATGGATATGTGAATGAGAAATAAAGGAGAGCGAAGCGATCGAATTGATGCAAGTTAGAGAGATACCAAGATATGAAAAGAGCGAAACGAAAGTTGAAACTTACGGATATGCGGATCGAATACTTTATGAAtgtatgtgtatatacatatatatattataaatcCCAAAGACAGATAGTGCGGCAGCAACTTTCGTGGACTTATCGCAAGTTCAATCCGAAAACTTCGACGAACAATTTTCTGTGACTATTGACATATACATAGTCAGGAAGATTCAAGACCAAAATCGCACGTGAAACggcaaaagaaagaaagggTAAGAAAATGGAGGAAGCGGAAATCGGAACGACGAATCCTTTCGGAGAATGATaagagtgagtgagtgagagaaagaaaaagagagagagagacagacagacagagaGAATAGAATGAGAGAGTGGAAGAGCTCCTGCATCCGGAATAAGTGGTCGGATTCGACTCTGTGCACGCAAAGTTTTACACGGGATTTACCGTTCTTCTCTTCTATCTTCTTTGTTCCTTTCGTTTTACCTACTTCGTTCACTtttccgacgaaaaaaaatactcgaaattCCTATCGCGCAAAACCTGGGTGTCACATTCGAAGATAAAACGTGCTCAGATTTTACGATACTTTGTATTTTATCTTGTAACATCGTGCGAAATGATATATCAATATGGATACTTAATAGATAATACGACTCAGAGTTgacattttcatcaaaaaaatctaGCCAGGATGCCGTATTTGAGCGCAGCCTTACACTTAGTTCAAAGAATTTCTCGTTTCTCTATGTAGCTTCAAAAAATGGATAATCACTAGATCAGAATACGTTTGCCCGTTGAACTCAAGGTTAGTATTGTCCCACTCAATTGCCAATGAAATCGTGAACGATGATGTAGGTATTTGTTCATTCTTTAGGCTTTTTATTTGTAGTCTTTTTCAATATCAGAGGTTAAATCAAGTTActgatatgaataaaaaaattaaagagtggaaaaaaatatgtgaaagTGGTTTTGTGTGTGTATGAATGTTTTGGTTTGGTTGTATAcgtacgagagaaagagacaagATGGGGCAAAGAGCAAAGCACTTTAACTAACGGCGACGCCATCTTGATATCACTTGGCGAACGACCAAACGAAACTTAGCTGAAAAATCAGGCGAAGAAAATAGTAGAGGTATTTACACGCGGTCATAGATATTATATACCACACTTCCATCGAGAATCGGACGTTTTTTGATGATGTCGATGTACCAACCTTATACCCTGTAAAACACGGTGACTCTCATTTCTAGATAAAACCTACAAATATTATTATCTCACAACGTCAACgttttcatctctttttccCAACCTTTCTCTTCACCTCTTTCGGGAACTTTTACATTATTAATGTATCAATAGAGCTCATGAGATCCCTTCACTTTTCTGGATTAGTTCATGTCAATGTATCTATATGTATGATACTTCAATATGATCAAATAAAATCAGTACATGCTGAATTGGACTTGTAGTTACAACAAAAATCTCGGTTAACAATTCTGATTATACattgtttcttcattttgaacgattattttcgttttatcgaTTCAGTAAAACTTTACTTCGTTTAGGcgatccattttttcatctgcGTATTTACGATAAAAATCATGTTCAACTCTCATCACTGTATCAGAAATTATCGGAATGCCTATTTGGAGcactcgttatttttttctttttctctatctcCCTCGCTGATAGTGTTAGTTGTAATGAGTATCGAGAATTGATTTTACTTGAATCTTTCATCGTCATGAATTAATTACAGAATTTGTCTTGCCTtaaaaacggagaaaaaagttgacaTCACACTTCGCAATTCACATGCTTTCATACATACATTCAATGTCGTTGGAATGTCGAATTGGGCGTTTATCAATCTGTTCTGAGTCAAATCTCATGAGGTCAATCACACAATTACAGGAATAACGTACACTTACATAGCTAACTAAAACCGGTTTCGATGATACACATTATTTCATAAACGACAAGATCAATCGTACAATTGTGAGataattcttcattaattGATTCCTTAATATATCAGTCCTTCAGTGGTACACATATACGTAGCGactgaaatgtttttcaaacacAATTAGACCTGGCAtcttattgaataaaattcatgATGTCTACAATCCTGAAACACTCTGCACCACTGTAGGATACGTCAGTCGTAGCCATTACACGCTTTCACTCAATTTATTTGGAGCATATACAGcatcttaattttcattttgtcaTAAACTCCCAAACCCGAAAATGTGCAAACACTCCCAGCAAACTCTACACGCGTTTCCACTGCATTTACACTTTGAGCTTTcagtatttattataatacaaTACTTTACTGTAACTTCGTTTCGTCAGCGTTGTCTCGATAATTCTCGATAATTTTCTTGCATACTTTTTACATATTACTCATCACAACGTTGTCACTCTCCACCGACAATGTCTATTCAATTACCTTTTATTGTATACTTTTATTCACTTACCCAAAGATACTGAGTGCATAACAGTATTAATCTTTACGTGAAAGGAGGTGGTGAATAGGGAAGAGACTCGTTAAGTGATCTATTGAGCACCATTCGAATCGTATAAATTCCATGGAGCGGTACACAAAGTTCGAAAGGGGCGTGGAGCTCAGGTGATTTGATACCATTATCAGGAAGCAGTAGTAGAGTATCTTCGTCATCGGCCAAAGGTCAATCGAGCATCCGAAAGGGGCCGTCGTCCTTCGAGCAGAGTCGTTCTGTACTGCCTGTCGGGTAAACTTGTTACACGTTGCCGATTCTCCTCCCCACCTCGTTCTCTTCTATGTCCCTGTTGCCTGTTTCTCTCTTCAGTCTgtcggtctctctctctctctctctctctctcgctctcctccACTATCCTTTCCTTTCATCGGTGCGCCCAGTACTGGAGTAGCTTATAGTTCATCCTATCGTAAACGCGTAGTTACAGATGTTAACCGTGCTATGTTCCGAACAAAACACCCATCCTGGATCGATGATGAGTGACTGTTTTATCTCTTCATCTATATCGGCATTTCTATGTATTCACTATTCGTCGGAAATCGACTAAGTTAACACGAGTTGAAACTTTGGTTCTTTATGTAACGTGAGCGGAGAGCCTCAGCGTCAACGAGTCGACATTACCCATATGTTGTTGTCTCTACTGTGTGCTCAGCCTTTTCCAAGAATGTAACTACAAAGTATTTTGTATTTCTTTTTCGTCGTCCCCTCAGGGTGGATGGTCAAACATAACTCACCAGCGTTAACATTTGTTGTGTTTTTCTTTAGCCTCAACTCATAACACGCTATTGTTACCGTTATTCAATAGTGCAATGTAATTAACAGTATGGCTTCGTGTGGTGAAGAAGCTCAATCACTTTTCCTTTCTCTTCGGTAATCTAACATCCCTTTCCGCTACGCTTGATTCTCGAACGAGAACAAAATAGCACGTACTCATTATTTGGTAGACTCTCATAGCACATGTCTTACGATTGACTGATAATCGCAGTGCTCAGAGGGAAAGGATAGGAAAGGCTATCTCATGTACATGATGAAACTCGATGAGAGCGAAACGAACACGGTAAACCCGAACGCTCACAATGTGATATAGTAATATCTTCTGTGCCATCATTGTTCGTAATCTTCTCGTAAAAAGCGAAGATTTCGACAATTTTACGCAGCCACTAAAGCCAAGATATTAATTCCGCATCACATCGCACTGGGTAATGTAAATAGCCGAATTTCGTAGCTCGGCCAAAAATATCTTATTGAGGAAGGAATATCTATAAAAACAATCCATAAGGTCCAAAAATGTGACCATAACATAAGAGATACAAGGGATCGTCAGCGGGTTTTTAGACATTCTTTTTGGTCTCAAACATCCATAGCATCACCAACGTAGCCTTCATCAGGACTCTCGGGATGATCAGGAGGTCGAGCACCCTCCGCTCTTGCTGCCACTGCCGCCGCAGCTTCACGAGCTGTCTTGCTCATCAAGGATCTCGGTGACAGCGGTGTTGGCTCACCTCGGTAAGCGGCCGGTGGTGATGGAATGAAGGGTACGTCAGGCATTGCGGTTGGTGACACCGGTGAGACCGGCAGTTGAATTGATTGTACCGTAGGTAGTGGCTTGACAACAGGTTGATGAACCGGATAAGGATAGCCCTCTGCGGTGTATCTGGTATCGTTGCGTGGTAATACGGGCTCGTAAGCGTTTGTACGAGCCAGAAACTCAGCCTCGCGAGTATAACGAGCTGGTGGCGCTGCCGCGGATCCTTCGGGAATCCGTTGTCTCAAACGGGGCAGTGTGCTTGAACTGTTAAACGGTATTTTGGGCAGACCAAAGTTCAGTGGATAACCATCTTTATCCAGATAGCTTAACTGTGATAGCGTCGGACGGGAATCGTATTGGATTTGATTCCTGCTAGTTTCGTAATTAAGGATTTGCGGTgactgttgctgctgctgctgctgctgttgctgatgATGATGCTGATGTTGCCGTGGCTGCTGTTCCCCTATACCAACACCTCCCAACGGGACTCCTAACTGATGCTGATGATACAGACCATAAGAATCGCTGGAACCCGTCGCAACGTTAACCCCACTCTCCGTAACCTCGTTTATTAGATCTGGCTCCGTGAGATACTTCGGTACAGGATACGAGCGTTCCATCGTCACGCGACGTTCGAGTGACGCCGTTCTTCCTATTATATCACGTTCATTGTACATCACCTGCTGCTGATGATCGAAACTCAAACTTCCACCGCCACCTACAACACTACCACCGATACCGACCATGCCGCCAACCCCGATACCCACCCCATTGTCACCGTTATTGACGCTTTTTCTCGGCAATGTTGCGCAAGTGTCCTTCGATACTGGGGTCACTACTTTACTTTGGGAAACCAACGATTTCGCATTTCTCTTCTGATCCCTTCGTCGTTTGGTACAAAACAAAACACTACCAATAACGCACCCCAATGCCAGCAAAGTGCCTACCAGTGCACCAGCGGCAACTGCTGCAACGTAGCCAGTCCCTGGATGATCAAATGGCGGCTCTGgtgtacttttttcttgaaaacgcACGCGCAGTGATAGATTAGCCTCTACTGAACCAGCTGTATTTTCCGCCACGCATGTATACGTTCCTTCGTCGCTCTTCTCAATAGAATAGACGTACAGAACGctcgtgatatttttttgttcacgtTCTTTGAGTATGTATCTGTAATCATAGAAAAGCAcggtaaaaatatattatagtGCGTAGTTAGCAACTAAACTCCCAATAAGGCTTTGCAATAGTCATTTATGGATGATTCACGAGTAACAACAATGCttcatcatatttttaaattttcaaatgttttcaaTCCTTCCAACAAGTATGACGGAATTTAAATTTTGCACCTCGATCGTTAGTCTTATCCATTATACCGAAGTTAATTGCGCAATGATCTAGAAGAGGAAAAATTACGGGAgcaatttattatttctcagCCTGACAGGGCATCTAAGGTAGAagcaaaaaaagaaggaaaagtgctaaaacaagaaaaaaatcagaaagaAACTAAAATAACATTGAAACGTTTTTCGAACTAAGAGATGGCCCGGTTTTTCTGGTATAGCCCAGAGCCAAATCGAGAGTGAGAACGTCTAATGGCTGAACATGAACCAGGACTTGAGCGTTGGGAGCAGCCCCGCTGAGCCAGCGGAACATCGTccattcttttctcttctacGTTATACAGCCACAAGCCGCGCGTGGCATAATCCTGGGGATTCTCGGGACGATCACgataagaagaagaaaaaaacttaaTGTTTCTCTTTGTCAAAAGAGCGAGGAGAAAAAGCATTCGAACCGATAGTCGGGGGTTTGACCTAATCCACAGAGAGGGGCGCAGGATTTCGATGTctgcttttttatttcaaagaaGATGGAGTGCAACGTAATGGCTTGAGGAAAATGG
It encodes:
- the LOC122408485 gene encoding uncharacterized protein; the encoded protein is MLSSRGWAWWWRGALLSTLVGWVTLVTFVGACPDRCSCKWKAGKEWVECANRSLIGLPQGAREETQVLDLSNNHLVRLPSQCFHALGLTNLQRLYLSKSHISEVAPRALDGLSGLVELDLAGNLIKDVPSDTFESCAGLMRLILNGNPIREIRRDAFQPLDQLTNLELSQCKLVNIEQGAFNGLRSLEWLRLDGNMLAHVPDMTLPLGGNLHGLTLHNNPWSCSCLLRPLQSWLTESAPAAPQESDPVCKAPSRLQGRTIKSVKLNDLACLPEITLKDRIDMDEGGNVTLRCDVYAVPMAKVTWWFNGELCKPQNENDSFAASTVPYARYILKEREQKNITSVLYVYSIEKSDEGTYTCVAENTAGSVEANLSLRVRFQEKSTPEPPFDHPGTGYVAAVAAGALVGTLLALGCVIGSVLFCTKRRRDQKRNAKSLVSQSKVVTPVSKDTCATLPRKSVNNGDNGVGIGVGGMVGIGGSVVGGGGSLSFDHQQQVMYNERDIIGRTASLERRVTMERSYPVPKYLTEPDLINEVTESGVNVATGSSDSYGLYHQHQLGVPLGGVGIGEQQPRQHQHHHQQQQQQQQQQSPQILNYETSRNQIQYDSRPTLSQLSYLDKDGYPLNFGLPKIPFNSSSTLPRLRQRIPEGSAAAPPARYTREAEFLARTNAYEPVLPRNDTRYTAEGYPYPVHQPVVKPLPTVQSIQLPVSPVSPTAMPDVPFIPSPPAAYRGEPTPLSPRSLMSKTAREAAAAVAARAEGARPPDHPESPDEGYVGDAMDV